From the Solanum stenotomum isolate F172 chromosome 4, ASM1918654v1, whole genome shotgun sequence genome, one window contains:
- the LOC125863309 gene encoding acetyl-CoA-benzylalcohol acetyltransferase-like: MEIEILCTKLIKPFLPTPPHLQHYNLSFFDQISEKEHVPIVLFYANNNFINNSTIDERIEQSISKILTHVYPAAGRYEKDECSILCLDQGVSYTKAKVNCKLDHFLEKTRKDLSLASLFWPHVNKNIDKTNLMVSPIVTAQVTVFECGGLAVSLSGSHPAMDGFSYFKFVFECAKVCKMETPVEKINFLSFNLGNIFPTRDISRLFKSTYTPIIHQDIIVKKFVVREAAMSRLRKKCIDESCGALTFQPSRVEIITAFLWRAFIGASAIINGYVRPSLMYFPLNLRFKSSLPQVNNSMGNFRIDVPIKFVPRETKMKLHHFIILIRDTVNKVVASCNKASPDEIVSTLVNIYNESDSSPEWGGNDEVDKVLCSSLCNFPFHDTDFGLGKPALLFFGTKDIQMFWLYDTDIHSEVGVQLDLKESYTQLFECDDDIKALMFIRDANL; encoded by the coding sequence ATGGAAATTGAAATCTTATGCACAAAGCTCATTAAGCCATTTTTACCTACTCCTCCTCACCTTCAGCATTATAACCTCTCTTTCTTCGACCAAATATCTGAGAAAGAACACGTCCCGATTGTTCTTTTCTATGCTAATAATAATTTCATCAACAACTCCACTATCGATGAGCGAATTGAACAATCTATTTCAAAGATATTAACTCATGTTTATCCAGCAGCAGGAAGGTACGAAAAAGATGAATGTTCGATTCTTTGTCTTGATCAAGGTGTTTCCTACACTAAGGCCAAGGTCAATTGTAAGCTTGATCATTTCCTAGAGAAAACACGCAAGGACCTTAGTCTTGCATCTTTATTTTGGCCACACgtaaacaaaaatatagataaaacTAATTTAATGGTTTCACCAATTGTAACGGCACAAGTAACCGTGTTTGAATGTGGTGGCCTAGCAGTCTCATTAAGTGGTTCACACCCTGCAATGGATGGTTtctcatattttaaatttgtttttgagTGCGCAAAAGTGTGTAAAATGGAAACTCctgttgaaaaaattaattttctaagCTTCAATTTGGGTAATATTTTCCCAACAAGAGATATATCAAGACTTTTCAAGTCAACCTACACTCCAATTATACACCAAGATATTATTGTTAAGAAATTCGTTGTTCGTGAGGCTGCTATGTCAAGGCTTAGAAAAAAATGCATTGATGAATCATGTGGAGCTTTGACTTTTCAGCCGTCAAGGGTTGAAATTATTACAGCATTCCTTTGGAGGGCTTTCATCGGTGCTTCAGCAATCATAAATGGGTATGTCAGGCCTTCTCTAATGTACTTTCCTTTGAATTTGCGTTTTAAATCATCTTTACCTCAAGTGAACAACTCTATGGGAAATTTTAGAATCGATGTTCCAATAAAATTCGTACCAAGGGAGACTAAAATGAAATTGCATCACTTCATAATATTAATCAGGGATACTGTGAATAAAGTCGTTGCTTCATGTAACAAAGCTTCACCAGATGAAATAGTGTCAACATTGgttaatatatataatgaaagtGATAGTTCACCAGAATGGGGAGGTAATGATGAAGTTGACAAAGTTTTATGTTCAAGTTTGTGCAACTTCCCTTTTCATGATACTGATTTTGGTTTGGGAAAGCCAGCCTTACTATTTTTTGGTACGaaagatatacaaatgttttggTTGTATGATACGGATATTCATTCTGAAGTTGGTGTGCAATTGGACTTGAAGGAAAGCTATACGCAACTATTTGAGTGTGACGATGACATCAAAGCTCTCATGTTTATACGCGATGCAAATCTTTGA